In a genomic window of Anoxybacter fermentans:
- a CDS encoding nucleoside phosphorylase produces MTEGKMLPILKVPEGSISKYVLVCGDPARVLKIAERLDDFEEIGYNREYRTVKGHYRGVEVTIASHGVGVPGAALAFEELIKGGAKTIIRVGTCGSLDPNIRDGDLVVATGAVREDGLTDQLVPIGYPAIADFSVVRSLEVALLGVRDVNYKTGMVLTLSAFYPGVLDLPLKLYSETNVTAVEMECSALFVIASLRGIRAGAILAVDGVVIDYNPDEYDPHRTVVHKAVDKAITAALNAVVKMASEE; encoded by the coding sequence ATGACAGAAGGAAAAATGTTACCCATACTTAAAGTTCCCGAAGGAAGTATATCAAAATATGTTTTAGTTTGCGGTGATCCGGCTCGGGTTTTAAAGATAGCGGAACGGTTGGATGATTTTGAAGAGATCGGTTATAATCGAGAATATCGTACTGTAAAAGGCCATTATCGAGGTGTGGAAGTGACTATTGCATCCCATGGTGTAGGTGTTCCAGGGGCCGCTCTTGCCTTTGAGGAACTTATTAAGGGTGGGGCAAAGACGATTATCAGAGTTGGGACCTGTGGTTCACTGGATCCGAATATTCGGGATGGTGATCTGGTGGTGGCAACAGGTGCAGTTCGTGAAGATGGATTGACAGATCAATTGGTTCCCATTGGATATCCGGCTATTGCAGATTTTAGTGTGGTTAGATCATTAGAAGTGGCTTTGCTGGGAGTTAGGGATGTGAATTATAAAACCGGGATGGTATTAACTTTATCTGCTTTTTATCCTGGAGTTCTAGATTTGCCCCTTAAACTTTATTCTGAAACCAATGTGACTGCTGTGGAGATGGAATGTTCAGCTCTTTTTGTAATAGCTTCATTGCGTGGAATTCGCGCTGGTGCAATTCTGGCGGTTGATGGGGTTGTCATTGATTATAATCCAGATGAGTATGATCCACATCGTACAGTAGTTCATAAGGCAGTGGATAAAGCGATTACTGCTGCTCTGAATGCTGTTGTAAAAATGGCCAGCGAAGAATAG
- a CDS encoding GTPase family protein, translating into MAIDRNKTKTLVEEINNLFNEVAGSLPGEVREKLKNVILGPAVKEIEKFVSESRPPVMFLVGRSGHGKSSLINALTNKKVAEVGDVKPTTEGSILHSITFEETYSSWDIIDSRGLFETTKPEKASIENTKEQLKENAKEQLKQDLRKYKPDIILHVIAAPETRNLEQDFVVYKKIQRQLKEELGAIPPTIIVLNKIDTIGNPRDWPPEKNARKAGLIKELLNYMSEEVLKLKYEKIDLNYPIKGYKFLKDSDYLAIIPVSSYWDDERDDRWNIETLSMFIGEHLPKFALLDFYQAQRRKKLLKNLSTSLIKRFSTIAAGIGAIPIPIADIAVLIPLQILMITLIGGLSCREFSKETALEFISAAAINVGTAFGLRGLARQLVKLIPVGGSVISAGIAYTGTYAIGKSAEAYFFEGEVKKPEEFINEKNN; encoded by the coding sequence ATGGCTATAGATAGAAATAAAACAAAAACTTTAGTAGAAGAAATCAATAACTTATTCAACGAGGTGGCCGGTAGTTTGCCTGGAGAAGTACGGGAAAAGTTAAAGAATGTAATATTAGGGCCGGCCGTTAAGGAAATTGAGAAATTCGTTTCGGAATCAAGGCCTCCTGTAATGTTTTTAGTGGGAAGAAGCGGACACGGAAAATCGTCTCTAATAAATGCATTAACCAATAAAAAAGTAGCAGAAGTCGGAGATGTTAAACCAACAACAGAAGGTTCTATACTTCATTCAATAACTTTTGAAGAAACATATTCTAGCTGGGATATAATTGATTCAAGAGGATTGTTTGAAACAACAAAACCTGAAAAAGCGTCAATAGAAAATACAAAAGAGCAATTAAAAGAAAATGCAAAAGAGCAATTAAAACAAGACCTGCGTAAGTATAAGCCAGACATTATTCTTCATGTGATTGCAGCTCCAGAGACGAGAAATCTTGAACAAGATTTCGTTGTGTATAAAAAAATCCAAAGGCAACTTAAAGAAGAATTAGGAGCTATTCCTCCTACCATCATTGTTTTAAATAAAATAGACACCATTGGTAATCCAAGGGATTGGCCACCTGAGAAAAATGCAAGAAAAGCGGGGTTGATTAAAGAATTGCTAAATTATATGAGTGAAGAAGTGCTTAAATTAAAGTATGAAAAAATAGACCTTAACTATCCGATAAAAGGATATAAGTTTTTGAAGGATAGTGATTATCTGGCTATTATCCCTGTCAGCTCTTATTGGGATGACGAAAGAGATGACAGATGGAATATTGAAACTCTTTCTATGTTTATCGGAGAGCATCTCCCTAAATTTGCACTGTTAGATTTTTACCAGGCTCAGAGAAGAAAAAAACTACTTAAGAATTTGTCAACTTCTTTAATAAAAAGGTTTTCAACAATTGCAGCTGGTATAGGTGCTATTCCAATTCCAATAGCAGATATTGCTGTGCTAATTCCTCTTCAGATTTTGATGATAACTCTTATTGGCGGGTTATCGTGTCGTGAATTTTCTAAAGAAACTGCTTTAGAGTTTATCAGTGCGGCAGCTATAAACGTTGGAACTGCATTCGGATTGCGTGGCTTAGCCAGGCAGTTAGTTAAATTAATTCCGGTGGGTGGCTCTGTAATATCCGCAGGAATTGCATATACAGGAACATATGCTATTGGTAAATCTGCTGAAGCTTATTTTTTTGAAGGTGAGGTTAAAAAACCAGAGGAATTTATTAATGAGAAAAACAATTAA
- a CDS encoding ISL3 family transposase produces MQYNNIIKFLDLPDIIATEIISTEDRYIFIAEAKKNHIVCPQCGNITNKIHDTKWQNIRDIPIRGKLVIIRLLKKRYRCPYCHKRGIPEKYESIDKYARKTKRFDKYLAKETVSKDYSKVARENGLSYTAVNNAVKKVVDPLIKQQVSKLSQLKAISIDEFAVLKRHKYGVSITDPINRELIDILPTRKKDDLIDYFNCWEDEQRRQIQSISMDMWRPFKAVADAAFTHAKIVIDKFHLVTLMNRALDEVRKQVQQTVNNHQRRKFFQSRLLLQKRAEELTDEEHEKLIKLFELSPALEKAWELKEEFRDLLQLDDVKEATRALKRWYKEVIKSKLMPFYQVKKIIQRWEEKILNYFKTKITNGFAEGINNKIKLIKRIGYGVPNVMNLRRRVFNAMLSY; encoded by the coding sequence ATGCAATATAATAATATCATAAAATTTCTTGATTTGCCAGACATTATTGCAACTGAAATTATTTCAACGGAGGACAGATATATTTTTATCGCTGAAGCAAAGAAAAATCACATTGTGTGTCCTCAGTGTGGTAATATCACTAATAAAATCCATGATACAAAATGGCAAAATATTAGAGACATCCCCATAAGAGGTAAACTAGTAATCATTAGACTTCTAAAGAAAAGATATCGTTGTCCTTATTGTCATAAGAGGGGTATCCCTGAAAAATATGAAAGTATTGATAAATATGCCCGTAAAACCAAACGCTTTGATAAATATCTTGCTAAAGAAACTGTCAGCAAGGATTATTCTAAAGTTGCTAGAGAAAACGGGTTAAGTTATACAGCTGTTAATAATGCAGTTAAAAAAGTAGTTGACCCTCTCATTAAACAACAAGTTTCAAAACTTAGTCAATTAAAAGCCATCAGTATCGATGAATTTGCAGTTTTAAAACGCCATAAATATGGAGTTAGCATTACAGATCCAATTAATCGGGAGTTAATTGACATTTTACCTACTCGCAAAAAGGATGATTTAATTGACTACTTTAATTGTTGGGAAGATGAACAAAGACGACAGATTCAATCGATCTCTATGGATATGTGGCGGCCGTTCAAAGCAGTAGCAGATGCAGCATTTACTCATGCAAAAATTGTTATAGATAAATTTCATCTTGTAACTTTAATGAACAGAGCCCTTGATGAAGTTAGAAAACAAGTTCAACAAACAGTAAATAATCATCAGAGAAGAAAGTTTTTTCAAAGTCGTTTATTACTCCAAAAACGAGCTGAAGAATTGACAGATGAAGAACATGAAAAGCTCATCAAATTATTTGAACTCAGTCCAGCTCTAGAAAAGGCCTGGGAATTAAAAGAGGAATTCAGAGACTTATTGCAGCTAGATGATGTGAAAGAAGCCACCAGAGCTCTAAAAAGGTGGTATAAAGAAGTAATAAAAAGCAAGCTGATGCCTTTTTACCAGGTAAAAAAGATAATACAAAGATGGGAAGAAAAAATACTAAATTATTTTAAGACTAAGATAACCAATGGCTTTGCTGAGGGTATCAATAACAAGATTAAATTGATCAAAAGGATTGGATATGGTGTTCCAAATGTTATGAATCTAAGGAGAAGAGTATTTAATGCAATGTTAAGTTATTAA
- a CDS encoding DUF2663 family protein produces the protein MDIQKNQSLLIMREELIKRKRKMERYGKIGVYGMVIGVLPLMKLFSISEVNISVITSPWIWGGLILMAFSYTYNKVYYEKAKERFKALKEELINQIRYDYCLTCEEREKFLKETKEKYDINLYWK, from the coding sequence ATGGACATCCAGAAAAATCAGTCTTTATTGATTATGCGGGAAGAGTTGATAAAAAGAAAACGCAAGATGGAACGGTATGGAAAAATTGGAGTATATGGAATGGTTATAGGTGTTTTACCCTTGATGAAGTTATTCTCTATCAGTGAAGTGAATATTAGTGTTATTACAAGTCCCTGGATCTGGGGTGGATTGATCTTGATGGCTTTTAGTTATACATATAATAAGGTTTATTATGAAAAAGCAAAGGAAAGGTTTAAGGCTTTAAAAGAAGAATTAATAAACCAGATACGGTATGATTATTGTCTTACCTGTGAGGAAAGAGAGAAATTTTTAAAGGAAACAAAAGAGAAGTATGATATAAATCTGTATTGGAAATAA
- the surE gene encoding 5'/3'-nucleotidase SurE — protein MRILLTNDDGIYSEGIQALRKRLEEEHDIYLFAPDRERSATGHAITLHHPLRAEEIKFRDSKARCWAINGTPSDCVKLGIEGILRELPDLVISGINKGPNLGNDVIYSGTVSAALEGMIMGIPAFAVSLVAHDDWDFSYAVEFTAQMVEWFKKQNLKKPTLLNINIPSLPREELNGVVITKLGKRTYKNSFERRIDPRGRVYYWLAGEVVDDLEEEGTDLLAIKNNQISITPISLNFTDYEMLEELKKMKLDF, from the coding sequence ATGCGAATTCTTTTGACCAATGATGATGGTATTTATTCTGAAGGAATTCAGGCTTTACGGAAACGTTTAGAAGAAGAACATGATATTTATCTCTTTGCTCCAGATAGGGAAAGAAGTGCTACAGGTCATGCTATTACATTACATCATCCATTACGTGCAGAAGAGATAAAGTTTCGGGATTCAAAGGCTAGATGTTGGGCAATTAATGGGACGCCGTCAGATTGTGTTAAATTGGGGATTGAAGGAATACTTAGAGAATTGCCAGATTTAGTCATTTCGGGGATAAATAAAGGGCCAAACCTGGGTAATGATGTGATTTACTCGGGAACTGTTTCAGCGGCATTAGAAGGTATGATCATGGGAATTCCTGCTTTTGCAGTCTCTTTAGTTGCCCATGATGACTGGGATTTCTCTTATGCTGTTGAATTTACAGCTCAAATGGTTGAATGGTTTAAAAAACAGAATTTAAAAAAACCGACGCTCTTAAATATTAATATTCCGAGTCTGCCGAGAGAGGAGCTTAATGGTGTGGTCATTACCAAATTAGGTAAACGTACCTATAAAAACTCTTTTGAACGTCGTATAGATCCGCGGGGACGGGTTTATTATTGGTTAGCAGGTGAAGTTGTTGATGATCTGGAAGAAGAAGGAACCGATCTTTTAGCGATTAAAAATAATCAAATTTCCATTACTCCTATTTCACTAAACTTTACTGATTATGAAATGCTGGAAGAACTAAAAAAGATGAAACTTGATTTTTGA
- a CDS encoding TIGR04086 family membrane protein encodes MPDKGQDSGQIQLTAILKGLICSFIILIITSIILGFLFSMINVLSEDLINRILLAINYAAIFIGGIYTAREASCKGWLNGGLMGFCYMFIIMILGVQLVGIGLNLEVLLRIMSGFLAGAVGGVIGVNLK; translated from the coding sequence ATGCCTGACAAAGGGCAAGATTCGGGCCAGATTCAGTTAACTGCAATCTTAAAAGGTCTGATATGTAGTTTCATCATTCTTATTATCACTAGCATTATCCTGGGTTTTCTCTTTTCCATGATCAATGTATTAAGTGAGGATTTGATTAATCGAATTTTACTGGCTATAAATTATGCAGCCATCTTTATTGGTGGAATTTATACTGCACGGGAAGCGAGTTGTAAAGGTTGGCTTAATGGGGGATTGATGGGTTTTTGCTATATGTTTATTATTATGATATTAGGTGTACAATTGGTTGGGATAGGCTTAAATTTGGAGGTTCTTCTCAGAATTATGTCAGGCTTTTTAGCTGGTGCTGTAGGTGGAGTGATTGGGGTGAATTTAAAATAA
- a CDS encoding DEAD/DEAH box helicase, translating to MAIESQGSKRLLTIEELKDHWEEIGMELFPHQIECVDKVIHEMDGRALLADEVGLGKTIEAGMILKELLLRGKVKTFLILVPASLGYQWWFELSNKFKIDVWFNRKGRGLLYYDQMIASLDMCKRKHHADGLIKKGFDMVIVDEAHKLKNRNTLNWKFVNTLPKKYCLLLTATPIQNDLEELYNLVSIIKPDIFGSYKKFRDDYTTGKRKAKNQKELQHVLEKVMIRNSRQKSTLSFPARKVKLINLQLTPEEKELYDKVTRLVRIEYRKRQREKKSILFLLTLQREVCSSSFALLQTLEKMIKKGHPDLIDKLKELYQLAAKIRVNAKMRKVLEILKSLDGQAIIFTEFRATQWKLCEYLQQNGLVPVAFNGSMSANRKEWMKAIFREKGDVLVSTEAGGQGLNFQFCDTLINYDLPWNPMRIEQRIGRIHRLGQRNDVKIYNFSTIGTIEENIVNLLHEKINLFESVIGKLECIIKDNEKAKTFEGNIFKLIAEAEDDNDLRERFDTFGKAIVERGHFSLS from the coding sequence TTGGCCATCGAAAGCCAGGGGTCAAAGCGCCTTTTAACAATTGAAGAGTTAAAAGATCATTGGGAAGAGATTGGTATGGAACTTTTTCCTCATCAGATTGAATGTGTTGATAAAGTGATTCATGAGATGGATGGTCGGGCCCTTTTGGCTGATGAAGTTGGTCTGGGAAAAACTATTGAAGCGGGTATGATCTTAAAAGAACTGCTTTTGAGAGGAAAAGTAAAGACTTTTCTTATACTGGTTCCGGCTTCTTTGGGTTATCAGTGGTGGTTTGAATTATCCAATAAGTTTAAAATTGATGTCTGGTTTAATCGAAAAGGTCGGGGGCTGCTTTATTATGATCAAATGATTGCCTCTCTGGATATGTGTAAAAGGAAACATCATGCCGATGGTTTGATTAAAAAAGGTTTTGATATGGTGATAGTTGATGAAGCTCATAAGCTTAAAAATAGAAATACCCTGAACTGGAAATTTGTCAATACCCTCCCCAAAAAATACTGTCTCTTACTAACCGCAACTCCAATTCAAAATGATTTAGAGGAATTATATAATCTGGTTTCTATTATTAAACCCGATATCTTTGGTTCATATAAAAAATTTCGGGATGATTATACCACAGGTAAGCGAAAGGCAAAAAACCAAAAAGAGTTGCAACATGTATTAGAAAAGGTGATGATTCGAAATTCCAGGCAGAAGTCCACTTTAAGCTTTCCTGCTCGAAAAGTAAAACTGATCAATCTTCAACTTACTCCAGAAGAGAAGGAATTATACGATAAAGTTACCAGGTTAGTAAGAATTGAATATCGCAAACGTCAGAGGGAGAAGAAAAGTATTCTCTTTTTATTAACCCTCCAAAGGGAAGTTTGCAGCAGTTCTTTTGCTTTATTACAGACTTTAGAGAAAATGATCAAAAAGGGACATCCTGATCTTATTGATAAGCTAAAAGAACTTTATCAACTGGCCGCAAAGATACGGGTAAATGCGAAAATGCGTAAAGTGTTAGAGATTTTAAAAAGTCTGGATGGACAGGCTATCATTTTTACAGAATTTAGAGCTACACAATGGAAACTTTGCGAATATCTCCAACAAAATGGCCTGGTACCGGTAGCTTTTAACGGATCAATGAGTGCCAACCGTAAAGAATGGATGAAGGCAATCTTCCGTGAAAAAGGAGATGTTCTGGTCAGCACTGAAGCGGGAGGACAGGGTCTTAATTTTCAGTTTTGTGATACGTTGATAAACTATGATCTGCCCTGGAATCCAATGAGGATTGAGCAGCGGATTGGACGGATTCACCGTCTCGGTCAGCGAAATGATGTCAAGATCTATAATTTTTCTACTATTGGAACTATTGAAGAAAATATAGTCAACCTGCTCCATGAAAAGATCAATCTTTTTGAATCAGTTATCGGAAAATTGGAATGTATTATTAAAGATAATGAAAAAGCAAAGACTTTTGAAGGGAATATCTTTAAGTTAATTGCAGAAGCGGAAGATGATAATGATTTACGTGAACGTTTTGATACTTTTGGGAAAGCTATTGTTGAAAGAGGTCACTTTAGTTTAAGCTAA
- a CDS encoding BON domain-containing protein — protein MKGSQDRDISFAVKKALAQDMEESALDIRVNTVNGIVHLDGVVDVLGDKEYAEKVVREVEGVKEVINRLSIGMERQVKDDELAEAVETALQEKDESFFKIGVVAKKGVVHLYGNIDTLAEEKEILSAAIDVQGVREVISHLRLKRTQDGKEIDDVTVHNNVIQTLTEHYDVVPPIELSVKNGRVTLKGTVESVEDKQIIGKLTAMAEGVKDVVNELRSYKGGAGGDEALAAEIRHELSKDDRVSPAVRVYVEEGTVYLDGEVDSPDVRAAAIEVVNRVLKKKSTRSRIYEGIRISGAKGSVQEGREPEKILH, from the coding sequence ATGAAAGGTAGTCAAGATCGGGATATCAGTTTTGCTGTAAAAAAGGCGCTGGCCCAGGATATGGAAGAGAGTGCACTGGATATTAGGGTTAATACTGTAAACGGTATAGTCCATCTAGATGGGGTAGTGGATGTTCTGGGAGATAAGGAGTATGCAGAAAAGGTAGTCAGGGAAGTTGAAGGAGTTAAGGAAGTGATTAACCGTCTTTCTATAGGGATGGAAAGGCAGGTTAAAGATGATGAATTAGCCGAAGCGGTAGAAACTGCTTTACAGGAAAAAGATGAATCATTTTTCAAGATTGGAGTTGTAGCAAAAAAAGGGGTAGTCCATCTGTATGGTAATATCGACACATTGGCTGAAGAGAAAGAAATCTTAAGTGCAGCCATTGATGTACAGGGAGTCAGGGAAGTAATAAGTCATCTAAGGCTTAAACGCACCCAGGATGGTAAAGAGATTGATGATGTAACAGTTCATAATAATGTAATACAGACTCTTACTGAACATTATGATGTAGTTCCGCCAATTGAATTATCAGTAAAAAATGGTAGAGTCACCTTGAAAGGTACTGTCGAGAGTGTAGAAGATAAGCAGATTATTGGTAAATTAACTGCGATGGCAGAAGGTGTTAAAGATGTAGTAAATGAACTTCGTTCCTATAAGGGCGGTGCAGGTGGTGATGAAGCACTGGCAGCAGAAATACGCCATGAATTAAGTAAAGATGATAGGGTCAGTCCTGCAGTAAGAGTTTATGTTGAGGAAGGAACTGTTTATCTTGATGGTGAGGTGGATAGTCCAGATGTCAGGGCGGCAGCTATTGAAGTAGTAAATCGGGTTCTTAAGAAGAAGAGTACACGGAGCAGGATATATGAAGGAATTAGAATCTCGGGTGCTAAGGGTTCGGTGCAAGAAGGTAGAGAGCCGGAAAAGATTTTACATTAA
- a CDS encoding NUDIX hydrolase: MKKVIADFLSVNAEIGVGLALQDKSGHYLFFFAGNRYKCPPGEIFYAGIGGHLEEGEDYLMCAHREAKEEIGTNVEILSAPAT; the protein is encoded by the coding sequence ATGAAAAAAGTTATTGCTGATTTTCTGTCAGTTAATGCTGAAATAGGAGTGGGGCTTGCTTTACAGGATAAGAGCGGTCATTATTTATTTTTCTTTGCAGGAAACCGATATAAATGTCCTCCAGGTGAAATTTTTTATGCGGGTATTGGAGGTCATTTAGAAGAAGGTGAGGATTATTTAATGTGTGCTCACCGGGAAGCCAAAGAGGAGATTGGCACAAATGTTGAAATTTTGTCTGCGCCAGCGACATAA
- a CDS encoding MFS transporter: MKNVKWLVILKNKNLTNYILSKFISELGNGLHGTAIMLFIYSLSKSGIVVSKVLIAYSLPFIILSPFTGIVVDRFKRKKILIVSDLLRVPLVALIPYCTSMYQILILTFLISCISSFYRPAESALLPNIVSKDELLNANSLLTLARSIPNFIIGASLGGIILSTFGSLAVFLFDAFTYLVSAFFILRIKVNETHTREVQHNNILQINLLLQNFKEGLKYIGDNYSLKTIISLMTFIAFLNSGLNTVLVIFSERIIKSSVSYGFFIASNGIGGILGAFLVKNFKIKNSLHIMVPAFAMGGVIDVLFSINRNIVIGMVLYVLSGFINTAMSIVFITFIQNYTKDQLRGRIFSVINALYSFFPIIAMGLAGYIAEVSNVLFIYYFAGFSKIFIYIYFNKSKKRRIKIME; this comes from the coding sequence ATGAAAAATGTAAAATGGCTTGTTATTTTGAAAAATAAAAATCTCACCAATTATATTTTATCCAAGTTCATTTCAGAATTGGGTAATGGATTACATGGAACTGCAATAATGCTTTTTATTTATTCATTATCAAAATCCGGAATTGTTGTATCGAAGGTATTGATTGCATATTCTTTGCCCTTTATTATATTAAGCCCATTTACGGGAATAGTTGTAGATAGATTTAAACGAAAGAAAATACTGATTGTTTCAGATTTATTACGTGTTCCTCTTGTGGCATTAATACCTTATTGTACTTCAATGTATCAAATTTTAATTTTAACATTTTTAATATCATGTATTTCATCCTTTTATAGACCTGCTGAAAGTGCTCTTTTACCTAATATTGTTTCAAAAGATGAACTTTTGAATGCTAATTCCTTGTTGACTTTAGCACGGTCAATTCCAAATTTTATAATAGGTGCCTCATTAGGAGGTATAATTTTAAGTACTTTTGGGTCTTTAGCAGTTTTTCTTTTTGATGCTTTTACATACCTTGTTTCGGCATTTTTCATTTTGAGAATAAAAGTAAATGAAACTCATACTCGGGAAGTTCAACATAATAATATTTTGCAAATAAATTTATTATTACAAAATTTTAAAGAAGGATTAAAGTATATTGGTGATAACTACAGTTTAAAAACAATTATTTCACTTATGACTTTTATTGCATTTTTAAATAGTGGTTTAAATACCGTTTTAGTGATTTTTTCGGAACGCATAATAAAAAGTTCTGTTAGTTATGGTTTTTTTATTGCCTCAAATGGAATAGGTGGAATTTTAGGAGCATTTTTAGTAAAAAATTTTAAAATAAAAAATTCTTTACATATTATGGTTCCTGCTTTTGCTATGGGTGGTGTTATTGATGTACTTTTTTCAATCAATCGTAACATAGTTATAGGAATGGTGTTGTATGTTTTAAGTGGATTTATAAATACAGCTATGAGTATAGTATTTATAACCTTTATACAGAATTATACTAAAGATCAGTTGCGGGGAAGAATTTTTAGTGTAATTAATGCCTTATATAGTTTTTTTCCAATAATTGCAATGGGTTTAGCTGGTTATATAGCAGAAGTTAGTAATGTATTATTTATTTATTATTTTGCTGGATTTTCAAAAATTTTTATTTATATATATTTTAATAAAAGCAAAAAAAGAAGAATTAAGATAATGGAATGA
- a CDS encoding glycine--tRNA ligase, with the protein MGKEIKGEELMNKIVSLCKRRGFVYQGSEIYGGLANTWDYGPLGVELKRNVKEAWWKRVVRERDDVVGLDSAILMHPKTWEASGHLASFNDALIDCKVCKSRFRADHLIEEALEMDVEGKSEEEMTKIIKENEIKCPTCGNADWTDARAFNLMFKTFQGVVEDQSNVVYLRPETAQGIFVNFKNVVDTCRVKLPFGIAQIGKAFRNEITPGNFIFRTREFEQMELEFFVRPGEDEEWFEYWREFAMNWFIELGVSSERLKFYDHPKEKLSHYSKATTDLIFHFPFGWEELWGIANRTDFDLSAHIEHSGKKLTYYDPQTKEHIVPYVIEPSLGVDRAMLAFLVDAYSEDEVEGQTRVYLDFHPELAPIKVAVLPLTKKDSLKELAMKIYNRLKKLYNAEYDEGGSIGKRYRRQDEIGTPYCITVDFESLDDQMVTVRDRNTLEQDRIAIDQVEQYLRDKLGF; encoded by the coding sequence ATGGGAAAAGAGATTAAAGGCGAAGAACTGATGAATAAGATTGTCTCACTTTGTAAAAGGCGCGGTTTTGTTTATCAGGGTTCAGAAATTTATGGCGGCCTTGCAAACACCTGGGATTATGGTCCTCTAGGTGTTGAATTGAAAAGGAATGTAAAAGAAGCCTGGTGGAAAAGAGTTGTCCGTGAGCGGGATGATGTAGTAGGTTTGGATAGTGCTATTTTGATGCATCCCAAAACCTGGGAAGCATCCGGTCACCTGGCAAGTTTTAATGATGCCCTCATCGATTGTAAGGTCTGTAAGTCTAGATTCCGGGCTGACCATTTAATTGAAGAAGCTTTGGAGATGGATGTGGAGGGTAAGAGTGAAGAGGAAATGACCAAAATTATTAAAGAGAATGAAATTAAATGCCCAACCTGTGGTAATGCAGATTGGACGGATGCCAGAGCTTTTAACCTGATGTTTAAGACATTCCAGGGAGTAGTAGAAGATCAGTCTAATGTAGTCTATCTTAGGCCTGAAACTGCCCAGGGAATATTTGTAAACTTCAAAAATGTAGTAGATACCTGTCGGGTTAAGCTTCCATTTGGAATTGCCCAGATAGGAAAAGCGTTCCGTAATGAGATAACTCCAGGTAACTTTATTTTCAGAACCCGTGAGTTTGAACAGATGGAATTAGAATTTTTCGTAAGACCTGGAGAAGATGAAGAATGGTTCGAGTATTGGCGCGAGTTTGCTATGAACTGGTTTATTGAGCTGGGTGTATCTTCTGAAAGGCTCAAATTCTATGATCATCCGAAGGAAAAACTTTCCCACTATTCCAAAGCTACAACTGACTTGATTTTCCATTTCCCATTTGGTTGGGAGGAACTTTGGGGCATTGCTAATCGAACAGACTTTGACTTAAGTGCCCATATTGAGCATTCTGGTAAAAAATTAACCTACTATGATCCACAGACGAAAGAACATATTGTACCATATGTTATTGAACCATCCCTGGGTGTAGACCGGGCCATGTTGGCTTTTCTGGTAGATGCGTATTCTGAAGACGAAGTGGAGGGTCAAACCCGTGTTTATCTGGACTTCCATCCTGAGCTAGCTCCAATTAAGGTTGCTGTACTGCCATTAACAAAGAAAGACTCGTTGAAGGAATTGGCAATGAAGATTTATAACCGGTTGAAGAAATTGTATAATGCTGAATATGATGAAGGTGGTAGTATCGGTAAACGGTATCGGCGCCAGGATGAGATTGGTACGCCATATTGTATCACTGTTGATTTTGAAAGTCTTGATGACCAAATGGTTACAGTGCGGGATCGGAATACTCTTGAACAGGATCGAATTGCCATTGATCAGGTGGAACAGTATCTGCGAGATAAACTTGGATTTTGA